Proteins encoded by one window of Salvia splendens isolate huo1 chromosome 7, SspV2, whole genome shotgun sequence:
- the LOC121742281 gene encoding protein HIGH CHLOROPHYLL FLUORESCENCE PHENOTYPE 173, chloroplastic-like: MECHCLSTVGVAHCSRIPSFQGASTIGCNLPSSSPYSLLLPSPLPNSFLQRRLEPVVYQKKLSFHPLRTYKGSIRAEKQGWDVGRFWKTLSFFDQLPSPGKLFAFLIEKISDPSPSKAVKPMDTSGIVLVAGATGGVGRRVVDLLRKNGQAVRVLVRNEEKARKMLGEDVDLIVGDITKASTLLPEYFKGVKLVINAVSVIVGPKEGDTPDRAKYSQGIKFFEPEIKGDSPEMIEFIGMKNLISAVKESVGLRCGKLVFGFEDNVSRELPWGALDDVVMGGVSASGFEIDPSGGENGRPAGIFRGFVSTANNGGFASIRTKNFSIPEDLSAYDGLELRIKGDGRRYKFMLRTSRDWDTVAYTTGFDSVKDQWQSFRLPFSSLRPIFRARTVSDAQPFNPSEIISFQLMFSKFEYDGKLNPTFVEGPFQLPISTIRAYMKEPITPRFVHVSSAGVTRPDRPGLDLTKQPPAVRMNKELGFILTYKLKGEDLIRESGIPYTIIRPCALTEEPAGADLIFAQGDDITGKISREEVAKVCIAALESPYACDKTFEVKSVIPFSEPYTVDPENPPPEKDYNVYFKTLKDGITGKQSLEQTPVSV, encoded by the exons ATGGAGTGTCACTGCCTTTCGACAGTAGGTGTAGCTCACTGTTCAAGAATTCCGAGCTTTCAG GGTGCCTCAACTATTGGCTGCAATTTACCTTCATCATCTCCATATTCGTTGCTGCTTCCGTCTCCCCTTCCAAATTCTTTTCTCCAGCGTAGATTAGAACCAGTTGTTTACCAGAAAAAGTTATCATTCCATCCCTTGAGAACCTACAAAGGGAGTATTAGAGCTGAAAAACAAGGTTGGGATGTAGGTCGGTTTTGGAAAACATTGTCTTTCTTTGACCAGCTTCCCTCTCCTGGAAAG TTATTTGCATTTCTGATTGAGAAAATCTCTGATCCGTCACCTAGCAAAGCAGTGAAACCGATGGATACTTCTGGGATTGTACTGGTGGCTGGAGCTACTGGTGGTGTTGGGAGAAGAGTGGTGGATCTCTTACGAAAAAATGGGCAAGCAGTTCGAGTTCTG GTCAGAAATGAAGAAAAAGCTAGGAAGATGCTTGGTGAAGATGTTGATTTG ATTGTTGGAGATATTACCAAAGCAAGCACATTGCTACCTGAGTACTTCAAAGGAGTAAAGTTGGTGATTAATGCTGTTTCAGTTATTGTTGGCCCAAAAGAAGGTGATACTCCAGATAGGGCCAAATATAGCCAG GGAATCAAGTTCTTCGAACCAGAG ATTAAAGGTGATTCCCCGGAAATGATTGAGTTCATTGGCATGAAAAATCTGATCAGTGCAGTTAAGGAGTCAGTTGGACTTCGTTGTGGAAAACTAGTATTTGGATTTGAAG ATAATGTATCCAGAGAGCTTCCTTGGGGAGCACTGGATGATGTTGTCATGGGAGGGGTAAGTGCCAGCGGATTTGAGATAGATCCTTCTGGTGGTGAGAATGGTAGACCAGCTGGAATTTTCCGGG GATTCGTTTCTACTGCAAACAACGGAGGTTTTGCTAGTATCCGCACAAAG AATTTCTCCATACCAGAAGATCTCTCTGCATATGATGGTCTTGAGTTGCGCATCAAAGGTGATGGTCGTAGATATAAATTCATGCTACGAACCAGTCGTGATTGGGACACTGTTGCATATACAACTGGCTTTGACTCTGTTAAGGATCAATGGCAATCG TTTCGCTTGCCTTTCTCTTCTTTGAGACCTATATTTCGAGCGCGAACTGTGTCTGATGCCCAACCCTTTAATCCTAGTGAAATCATATCATTTCAG CTGATGTTCAGCAAGTTTGAGTATGATGGGAAGTTGAACCCAACTTTTGTTGAAGGTCCATTCCAGCTTCCAATATCAACCATAAGAGCTTACATGAAAGAGCCAATTACTCCCAG GTTTGTGCATGTGAGCTCGGCTGGAGTCACTAGACCCGATAGGCCAGGACTTGATTTAACCAAACAGCCTCCAGCCGTCCGCATGAACAAGGAGTTGGGCTTTATTCTCACATACAAATTGAAG GGGGAAGATCTAATCAGGGAAAGTGGCATTCCATATACAATTATCAGACCCTGTGCATTAACCGAGGAACCTGCCGGAGCTGATCTCATCTTTGCTCAAGGAGATGATATAACA GGGAAGATTTCCAGGGAGGAAGTTGCAAAGGTATGTATTGCTGCACTGGAAAGCCCTTATGCATGTGACAAGACATTTGAG GTTAAGAGCGTGATTCCGTTCAGCGAACCTTACACTGTGGATCCAGAAAATCCTCCTCCTGAAAAGGACTACAATGTGTACTTCAAAACACTGAAAGATGGCATAACAGGGAAACAAAGCTTAGAGCAAACACCTGTTTCCGTCTAA